ACGATCGTGATACCCGACTGAGCCAACTCAAAAGCCAAACGGTACGTCACCTCCTCGCCGTACTGTGTAGGCCGGCGCGTCCCAACGATGGCCACCGCTGGCCCATCAGGCATCTCGCCTCGGACATACAGACTACTTGGCGCGTCATGAATCTCACGGAGGTCCCCCGTAAATTTATTGCGCTTAAGCATTGTATATTGTGTAGTTGTTATGCTTGTATCATCTTGTTTATTTCTATACACTCAATAATCTCCTTGAAAATGTATTGACATATAAGCTCAACTATGTTAGTATACATCGCGTACCTAAAAACTTTTTGAAAACCCGCTCTCTTCTTCAGGTAATACCCTGAAAGGGAGCGATCTGCTACTGCGGGGCCATATCCTAAAACTCACCCTCCTTTAGGTATACCGCAATAGCAGATCGCTCCCTTTCATGACCACGATCGTATAGAATACTTATTGACGATCGAAAAACCCCTCATACGGTGGCTTGGAAGGGATTAATGAAAAGTCCACATCGGTTCCGACTGGTGTGGTCTTTTCATTTATACCGATATATTGAGTCTAGTAGAAATACGAACAAAAAGCGAGCATGAGGGGTATAAAGACAGCTGAGGACATGACTATCATCCTCAGCTAAGCCAGGGCTTGAAGCGCACCGGCAAGATGAACCGAGCGGTTCCAAGCAGCCATTCCTTGAAGACTGCGCGCTTGGCTATGTAGGCAGATCGACGTGTCGGGTACTTATCGAGCTTATCAATAGATCTCACGCCGCGCATCAAGACTTTTGCGATTTGCCGCTTATTACGCAGTAGGCTCCAGCGACAAATGGCATTCAGCGCCGCCTCTAAGGCCCAGCCTTGGTAATCAATCTCGCACACCTCCCAAAGCAAAGAGGCTCGAAAAGCACGTTCGCCAGAGAGACCGACATGCCAGCGCCAGTGGAGCCGCTTGAACGTTGTGTCGCAAACCCCAGCTGCTTGTACATACCCTCCATGAACTACAGGGGCAAGCAAGGCTACGATGTGCTCCTCGCACAAACCCACCAGATCTGCGTCGAGCAGCAGAACTACGTCGTCACTTGCAACTCGCTGCGCCATTACGTATGTAATGGCATTTCCCTTGCCGCGCTCGGGGCAATCAATCACTTCAACCCCAAAGCACTCAGCACGCTCGCGCGTGTCGTCAGTAGAGCCGTTATTTGCAACCAGTACGAGATCGATCATGGTACAGCGCGTAGCAACTGCCAATACTCGCTCAATGCGTCCTGCCTCGTTGAAGGCAGGGATAATACAAATGGTACGCACCCGTCCTCCTTTGGTATCGAACTGGGTTTACTTCTCAGTCTGAAGAAATAGACGCATTCAGTAAAGCGTAAGACTAATACATTATTACGCCGTCATGGCAATATGATACTGGCCCCGCAATTCCTTGATCGCCCGACCAATAATCGCCTTCATTTGAGCTCGTTCTTCGTGCGAGAACCTGCCGAGTACAAACTCCTGTAGATCAACATGGCGCAAGAGATCGTTGCCGATGCCGATTCGCAGTCGATTCACCTGATGACTATAATCTTTTGCGACCGAGCGCAGACCATTATGATGCGCTCCTGTCACAATCCCCCGTCGAAATCGCATATCACCAAAGTCTAGATCGCGATCATCAACCACGATACACACCTGTTCTGGGTCTACCTTATAATAATCAGCCACCGCTCGGACAGCCCGTCCGGAGTCATTCATATAAGTCTGTGGCTTTACGAGCAAGGTATCAGAAATGGCCGCAACCTGTGCACACCAAGCTGGCTTATCTTGCCAGGCAACGTGGGCTTGTTCAGCCAGCTCGTCGACGACCGCAAACCCGACATTATGACGCATACCGTCATATTGTCGACCCGGATTACCTAATCCTACAATAATCTGCTTCATTTATTCCCTTGCTGCTTCGCGATCCTGCTTATATTTACTCTCAAATATAATCTTAAGCGGGATGCCAGCCAAATCATAGTGGGCTCGCAGACTATTCTCGATATAGCGCTTGTATGAGAAGTGGATCTGATCAGGCTTGGTACCAAAGATCGTCAGTGTCAGAGGCAGGCTAGCTGTTTGCACGACATAATTCAAACGAGCATGTTGATTCGAGCCTGTTGAGGGTGGCTGTTTCGCAACTACCTTTTGCAAAAATGCATTAAGTTCTTTTGTAGGAATCTTTGTATCCAGTCGGCTGGCGATCGAAGCGATCTGAGCTTCAAGCTGCTTGATGTGCAGACCCGTTTCAGCCGATATCAAAACATATGGTGCCCACGGAATAAACTCAAATTCATGGCGTAACACACGATCAATGCGCTTCAGCTCTGCTTCCGTGCGTTCGAGCAAGTCGATTTTATTTACAGCCAATATCAGTCCTCTGCCTGCCTCTTGAATAAGTCCAGCTAAGCGTTGATCTTGCCCGGTTACCAACTCCTCAACGTCGAGTAGTAAGAGGCAGATATCCGCCTGATCTATGGCTTGCTCAGCTCGCTTCAGAGAATATTTCTCGACCCCCTTTGCGACCTTGCCTGGACGTCGAATACCAGCTGTATCCACAAACCGCCACATCTGATCACCGACCTTACGCGTGATCTCAAGACTATCGCGCGTTGTACCGGCCTGCTCGCTTACGATAGCAGCCTGACGACCAGCCAGCTGATTCAACAGACTTGATTTGCCTACATTCGGGCGACCAATGATTGCAATCGACACACTCGGCTGATCACTTAATGCCATCTCTCTCGAACGCGGCAGCACTGAGCGAAGATAATCCGATACCGCATCAAAACCGATATTATGAATCGCAGACACTGCAAACACTTGCTTAATACCGAGCGCTTGATAGGTGTCTAAGTTTGCGGACTGCTTGTCGATCTGATTCGCAAGGAGAATTAGTGGCTTCTGGAGCTTATGGGCGCGAGCTGCCAACCTGCGCTCTTCATCAGATACGGGCTGGCTCGCATCCACCACCATGGCGATCACCGAAGCCGACTCGAGAGCTACATCGAGCTGAGTCATAGCAGCAGTTTGGATACTATCATCTCCCTTGGCGACATGCCCAGCGCTATCGCGCAACATAAAACGCACCCCATCAAGATCCACCTCGTGTGCCGAAGTATCTCGAGTAGTGTGAGCTTGATCGTGGACGATTGCTTGGCGGCGACCGAGCAATCGATTGACGATGCTCGACTTGCCAACATTTGGCAGCCCGATCAACACAAGTTCTGGGAGTGAAGTTGTTTTCATATACTTTAGTATCATTCGAGTTTTTGTTACTCTAACCTATCGAGTGCTAAGTGTATCAGAGAATCGCTCTCTTGAAAACGGTCAGGGCTACCTAGGACAACTGAGAGTGCTCGTCGCTGACCTTTTACCGCATAGGTAATCAAGCATTCTCCAGCCTTCAAGGTATAGCCCGTCTTGAGCCCCTGCACCTCGCTATTTTGAGTCAATAGTTGATTGGTAGTAGTCATAGCATATGTTTTACCCAAGGTAGTGTGCATTACAGCACTCGCCTGCTTCACGGTGGCGCGCACAATTTCACTCTCCAGCATGATGCGCGCAATAATCGATAGATCATAAGCGCTCGAAACATGCCCTTCAGCGTCGAGGCCCGTGGCATTCGCGAACTGCGTTTTATCCATACCAAGCTCTTTGGCGGTCGCATTCATCTTATCTACAAAAGCCTGCTCGGTTCCCGCATCCCAGCTCGCAAGTGTCACGGCAACATCATTCGCTGAATAAATTAACAGACCCTTCATCATCTCGCGCAATGTAAACTGTTCGCCCTCTTTGATATTCAGACGCTGGCTATCCCCGTCAATCGTCGACACGGCCGGACCGACCGTCACCACATCATCAAGACTGTGATGTTTCAGGATAACGTAGCCTGTCATAAGCTTGGTCAAGCTCGCCATCGGCAATGCTGCGTCACTATTCTTGCTATAGAGCTGCTTGCCCGAATTCAAGTCCATCAGAAGAGCTGCTTTCGCGCCAACCGCAAAAGAATCCGGTGCGAGCGACTGCACCGCCAGTAATGGCTTCTGGGCCACTTCCGCCTGAGGCTGCACGTCGGGCATAGACGCTGGTAACCCAAAGGAAGGCGCCGCTAGCATGACGCTCAGTGCTACGCGCGCCAGCCATTCAAACATTGATACGCTCCTCGCGCCAGACGCCAGGCTTCAAATCCTTGAGTGAATATTCCGCAATGCGTGTTCGCTTCAGCTCGAGCACTTCTATACCAAGTGATGCAAAACAACGGCGTATTTGACGGTTTTTGCCTTCATGCAGGACAACAATATAATCATTGGTCTGCCGATGAGTAACTTCCGGTAATCGCCACAGCGCCCCCGCTACATCAACCCCTCGTTTTAGCCGCTGAAGTTCAGCGGCAGTCAACTGACGACTCAATGTTACTTCATAGCGTTTAGCTTTGACCTGACTCGGGTGTGTATACTGCTGAGCTAGGCCACCATCATTGGTAAGCAATATCAGTCCTTGACTGTCTTTGTCGAGGCGGCCAATAATCTTAAACCCCGCGTACTCCTCAGGGAGCGTATCAAATATTGTCCTCGACTGACCTTGATGAGCATGACTACAGATCTCACCGACTGGCTTATGATATGCGATTAGGCGCCTCGTCCGTGTGCCGCCTACTATCTCTATCCCGTCGAGCAAAACCGTACTCGACTCCCGGACTTGATCACCGAGCTTGACCTTCACTCCGTCAATACTCACGCGGCCTGCAATGATCAGTTCGTCTGCCTTACGACGAGCCGGTGCGACCCCCCGCTGCACCAACCACTTATTGATCCGCACGTTTCAAACCCTTCACTTTTGGCAATGCTTTCAAGTCCCTAATCCCGACCAGCGCAAGAAACTGTGGCGTGGTCACATATTTGGGCTCAACAGACTTTGCATCCTGTGCACGAATGAGGCTTCGGCTCAACAGCGCCTTAATCGACGCCTCGCTCGACACACCGCGAGCTTGATCAATGCTCGCCTTCGTAACCGGCTGATGATACGCAATGATGGTCAAAACTTCCAGGGCAGCGGAGGATAATGGCTGCGCATGACGAGCGAAATACTTTTGGATAGCAGGTCGCACTGTGTCGTCTACGGCGAGCATATATCCGCCATCGTCATGCACGAGCATAAGGCCAAGTGGCGCAATCTGCTTCTCGATAACAGTGAGTATCCCCCTCAGCTGATCCTGCTCGATCCCCGCGATCTCGCACAATTGTGCGTCCGTAAGGGGCTGCGAGGTTACAAACAAGCTGGCAGACACCTGAGCGACATTGCTAGCTGGCTTTTGGCTGGACATGTGCTTCTCCTTTGATATCGATGAGCTCCCACACATCACGCCGCACTAGCTCCAAGAGAGCCAGCACGTGTGCCACCGTTTGGCGTTTGCTCGAATGACGCACCGCCTGTAGTACACCAGACCGAGCGGATATACGCTGGATCATTCCCTTGATCGTGTGATTGATATCGATGCGTGTGATTTTAACTGTGTGCTTCGAGACTGGCTTTGGCTGTTGCCGCCCCCGTACTGCTTCGTGCATGCGCACCAAGTCCTGCAAACTAACATTATCCGGCGGCAGGCTGCGCCAGAAGGAATGAGATTCTGGGCGCTCAATATACCGATTACTACGCGCTCCCACCCACCGAGCTGCCCGCCTCATAATTTGCAGCTGTCGCAGCTGTTCGGTTAAGCCTTCGAGTGAATCGGCTGCATCGTCTTCTTCGCCATCCTCTGCCACCATACCAAGTGCTTTGGTCTTATGCGACAGCAAGCGAGTACCAAGGTCGAGAAACCAACTCAACTCACGCGTATCAGCCTTCTCGAGCGCCGATACGTACGCAATATAATCACCTGTCACCTGACTAATCGACACGTCGGTGACGGGCAACTCTCGTCGCTCTATCAAATGAAGCAAGAGGTCAAGCGGCCCTTCGAAATTATCGAGCGCTACAGTATAAGAAACAGTCTGCATCTACCCTTAAGTATATCATTTTGGGATGCATACTTACGCTGCTGGTGGTTGAGTGGGTGGAGCAGGTTGTGCTGGCGCTGCTGCCGGGGCTGCCGGCGTAGCAGTCTCACCAAGAAAGCGCTTCACAGTGGCAACCACATCTTCGAGCGTAACTTGGCTTTTGACGAGGTATTCGTCGACGCCTAGCTTCTTGCCACGCTCTTTGTCGACCTGCTCAGACAGTGCGGTCATCATCACGACCTTGGTATGCGCCGTCTCTGGAGTTGAGCGCAAAATGTCGAGCACATCAAAGCCCGAGATACGCGGCATCATGACATCAAGCAAGATAAGATCTGGCTTTTCTTTGACTGCCATAGCCAGCGCCTCTTCACCGTTTGAAGCCACTGCGAGCTGATAGTTCTCCGACTGAAAGCGCGCGAAGTAAATGTCGCGCAGATTGACGTCATCTTCTACTAATAAAATCTTCGACATGGAATGCACCGCTCCTTCATGGATTCAAAAATATCTTACGCTCATTCTATCGAGCTTGAGAGGTATGCGCAAGCACGCTACTGCTTGACGAGTGGCAGACTAAACTTAAAAGTACTCCCATACCCAAGCCGTGACTCCACCCAGATCCGCCCCCCGAAGCGTTCGATCAGACTGCGCGCCAAATACAAACCGAGGCCGGTGCCGCCGATCTCACGCGTATAGGAGTTATTGACGCGATAGAATTTCTGGAAGAGATGCTTCTGCTCTTCGGGCGCGATGCCGATACCCTGGTCTTGCACAGCAAACTCTACATTTTCACCGACAGTCTTCACGCTCACCGCTATCGTACCGGCCTGTGAATATTTGATCGCATTGTCGATCAAGTTCGTTATGACCTCACGCAAACGATCAGGGTCAGCCTCGACGGAATAAATCGGTGCAACCACATGCTCCTTGCCGACTCCTGTCCCAATGTGCGTTACCAGCACCAGACCCTTATT
This portion of the bacterium genome encodes:
- the der gene encoding ribosome biogenesis GTPase Der, producing the protein MKTTSLPELVLIGLPNVGKSSIVNRLLGRRQAIVHDQAHTTRDTSAHEVDLDGVRFMLRDSAGHVAKGDDSIQTAAMTQLDVALESASVIAMVVDASQPVSDEERRLAARAHKLQKPLILLANQIDKQSANLDTYQALGIKQVFAVSAIHNIGFDAVSDYLRSVLPRSREMALSDQPSVSIAIIGRPNVGKSSLLNQLAGRQAAIVSEQAGTTRDSLEITRKVGDQMWRFVDTAGIRRPGKVAKGVEKYSLKRAEQAIDQADICLLLLDVEELVTGQDQRLAGLIQEAGRGLILAVNKIDLLERTEAELKRIDRVLRHEFEFIPWAPYVLISAETGLHIKQLEAQIASIASRLDTKIPTKELNAFLQKVVAKQPPSTGSNQHARLNYVVQTASLPLTLTIFGTKPDQIHFSYKRYIENSLRAHYDLAGIPLKIIFESKYKQDREAARE
- a CDS encoding segregation/condensation protein A, which encodes MQTVSYTVALDNFEGPLDLLLHLIERRELPVTDVSISQVTGDYIAYVSALEKADTRELSWFLDLGTRLLSHKTKALGMVAEDGEEDDAADSLEGLTEQLRQLQIMRRAARWVGARSNRYIERPESHSFWRSLPPDNVSLQDLVRMHEAVRGRQQPKPVSKHTVKITRIDINHTIKGMIQRISARSGVLQAVRHSSKRQTVAHVLALLELVRRDVWELIDIKGEAHVQPKAS
- a CDS encoding glycosyltransferase, producing the protein MRTICIIPAFNEAGRIERVLAVATRCTMIDLVLVANNGSTDDTRERAECFGVEVIDCPERGKGNAITYVMAQRVASDDVVLLLDADLVGLCEEHIVALLAPVVHGGYVQAAGVCDTTFKRLHWRWHVGLSGERAFRASLLWEVCEIDYQGWALEAALNAICRWSLLRNKRQIAKVLMRGVRSIDKLDKYPTRRSAYIAKRAVFKEWLLGTARFILPVRFKPWLS
- a CDS encoding D-alanyl-D-alanine carboxypeptidase — translated: MFEWLARVALSVMLAAPSFGLPASMPDVQPQAEVAQKPLLAVQSLAPDSFAVGAKAALLMDLNSGKQLYSKNSDAALPMASLTKLMTGYVILKHHSLDDVVTVGPAVSTIDGDSQRLNIKEGEQFTLREMMKGLLIYSANDVAVTLASWDAGTEQAFVDKMNATAKELGMDKTQFANATGLDAEGHVSSAYDLSIIARIMLESEIVRATVKQASAVMHTTLGKTYAMTTTNQLLTQNSEVQGLKTGYTLKAGECLITYAVKGQRRALSVVLGSPDRFQESDSLIHLALDRLE
- the scpB gene encoding SMC-Scp complex subunit ScpB, which gives rise to MSSQKPASNVAQVSASLFVTSQPLTDAQLCEIAGIEQDQLRGILTVIEKQIAPLGLMLVHDDGGYMLAVDDTVRPAIQKYFARHAQPLSSAALEVLTIIAYHQPVTKASIDQARGVSSEASIKALLSRSLIRAQDAKSVEPKYVTTPQFLALVGIRDLKALPKVKGLKRADQ
- a CDS encoding aminoacyl-tRNA hydrolase → MKQIIVGLGNPGRQYDGMRHNVGFAVVDELAEQAHVAWQDKPAWCAQVAAISDTLLVKPQTYMNDSGRAVRAVADYYKVDPEQVCIVVDDRDLDFGDMRFRRGIVTGAHHNGLRSVAKDYSHQVNRLRIGIGNDLLRHVDLQEFVLGRFSHEERAQMKAIIGRAIKELRGQYHIAMTA
- a CDS encoding rRNA pseudouridine synthase; the protein is MRINKWLVQRGVAPARRKADELIIAGRVSIDGVKVKLGDQVRESSTVLLDGIEIVGGTRTRRLIAYHKPVGEICSHAHQGQSRTIFDTLPEEYAGFKIIGRLDKDSQGLILLTNDGGLAQQYTHPSQVKAKRYEVTLSRQLTAAELQRLKRGVDVAGALWRLPEVTHRQTNDYIVVLHEGKNRQIRRCFASLGIEVLELKRTRIAEYSLKDLKPGVWREERINV
- a CDS encoding response regulator, which gives rise to MSKILLVEDDVNLRDIYFARFQSENYQLAVASNGEEALAMAVKEKPDLILLDVMMPRISGFDVLDILRSTPETAHTKVVMMTALSEQVDKERGKKLGVDEYLVKSQVTLEDVVATVKRFLGETATPAAPAAAPAQPAPPTQPPAA